A portion of the Panthera tigris isolate Pti1 chromosome E1, P.tigris_Pti1_mat1.1, whole genome shotgun sequence genome contains these proteins:
- the VAT1 gene encoding synaptic vesicle membrane protein VAT-1 homolog, with protein MSAEREVAEAATVVAAAEAGAGEDASSQPPKAEAAGDAQPPAASEGAAAASPPQLRCLVLTGFGGYDKVKLQSRPAVPPAPGPGQVTLRVRACGLNFADLMARQGLYDRLPPLPLTPGMEGAGVVVAVGEGVNDRKVGDRVMVLIRSGMWQEEVTVPSAQTFQMPEAMTFEEAAALLVNYITAYMVLFDFGNLRPGHSVLVHMAAGGVGMAAVQLCRTVENVTVFGTASASKHEVLKENGVTHPIDYHTTDYVDEIKKVSPKGVDIVMDPLGGSDTAKGYNLLKPMGKVVIYGMANLLTGPKRNLMALARTWWNQFSVTALQLLPTNRAVCGFHLGYLEGEVELVSGVVARLLALYNQGRIKPHIDSVWPFEKVADAMRQMQEKKNVGKVLLVPGPEKEN; from the exons ATGTCCGCGGAGAGAGAGGTAGCCGAGGCGGCCACCGTGGTGGCGGCGGCCGAAGCAGGGGCCGGAGAAGACGCCTCTTCTCAGCCCCCAAAAGCTGAGGCAGCTGGCGACGCCCAGCCACCCGCGGCTTCCGAGGGGGCCGCCGCCGCGTCGCCGCCGCAGCTCCGCTGCCTGGTGCTCACGGGTTTCGGCGGCTACGACAAGGTGAAGCTGCAGAGCCGGCCGGCCgtgcccccggcccccggccccggccagGTGACGCTGCGCGTCCGGGCTTGCGGGCTCAACTTTGCCGACCTTATGGCCCGGCAGGGGCTGTACGACAGGCTGCCGCCGCTGCCCCTCACTCCGGGCATGGAGGGCGCCGGCGTCGTGGTCGCAGTGGGAGAGGGAGTCAACGACCGCAAG GTGGGGGACCGGGTGATGGTGTTGATCCGGTCAGGCATGTGGCAGGAGGAGGTGACTGTGCCCTCAGCCCAGACCTTCCAGATGCCTGAGGCCATGACCTTTGAGGAAGCCGCTGCCTTGCTGGTCAATTACATCACAGCCTACATGGTCCTCTTTGACTTCGGCAACCTACGGCCTGGCCACAGCGTCTTGGTACACATGGCTGCAG GGGGTGTGGGTATGGCCGCCGTGCAGCTGTGTCGCACAGTGGAGAATGTGACGGTGTTCGGAACGGCTTCGGCCAGCAAGCACGAGGTGCTGAAGGAGAACGGGGTCACACACCCCATCGACTATCATACGACTGACTATGTGGATGAGATCAAGAAGGTCTCCCCCAAAG GAGTGGATATCGTCATGGACCCTCTGGGTGGGTCAGATACTGCCAAAGGCTACAACCTCCTCAAACCCATGGGCAAAGTGGTCATCTATG GAATGGCCAACCTGCTGACGGGCCCCAAGCGGAACCTGATGGCCCTGGCGCGCACATGGTGGAACCAGTTCAGTGTGACTGCGCTGCAGCTGCTGCCGACCAACCGCGCTGTGTGTGGCTTCCACTTGGGCTACCTGGAGGGTGAGGTGGAGCTAGTCAGTGGTGTGGTGGCCCGCCTCCTGGCTCTGTACAACCAGGGCCGCATCAAACCCCACATTGACTCCGTGTGGCCCTTTGAGAAG GTGGCGGATGCCATGAGGCAGATGCAGGAGAAGAAGAATGTGGGCAAAGTCCTCCTGGTGCCTGGACCAGAGAAGGAGAACTAG
- the RND2 gene encoding rho-related GTP-binding protein RhoN, giving the protein MEGQSGRCKIVVVGDAECGKTALLQVFAKDAYPGSYVPTVFENYTASFEIDKRRIELNMWDTSGSSYYDNVRPLAYPDSDAVLICFDISRPETLDSVLKKWQGETQEFCPNAKVVLVGCKLDMRTDLATLRELSKQRLIPVTHEQGTVLAKQVGAVSYVECSSRSSERSVRDVFHVATVASLGRGHRQLRRTDSRRGLQRSAQLAGRPDRGTGTESEIHKDRAKSCNLM; this is encoded by the exons ATGGAGGGGCAGAGCGGCCGCTGCAAGATCGTGGTGGTGGGGGACGCGGAGTGCGGCAAGACGGCGCTGCTGCAGGTGTTCGCCAAGGACGCCTACCCCGGG AGTTATGTCCCCACCGTGTTTGAGAACTACACCGCGAGCTTTGAGATCGACAAGCGCCGCATTGAGCTCAACATGTGGGACACTTCAG GTTCTTCTTACTATGATAACGTCCGGCCTCTGGCCTATCCTGATTCAGATGCTGTGCTCATCTGCTTCGACATTAGCCGACCAGAAACATTGGACAGTGTCCTCAAGAAG tGGCAAGGGGAGACTCAGGAGTTTTGTCCCAATGCCAAGGTTGTGCTGGTTGGCTGTAAACTGGACATGCGCACGGACCTGGCCACACTGAGGGAGCTGTCCAAGCAGAGGCTTATCCCCGTTACACATGAACAG GGCACCGTGTTGGCCAAGCAGGTAGGGGCTGTGTCCTATGTGGAGTGCTCCTCCCGGTCCTCTGAGCGCAGCGTCAGGGACGTCTTCCACGTGGCCACAGTGGCCTCCCTTGGCCGTGGCCATAGGCAGCTTCGTCGTACTGACTCACGCCGTGGACTGCAGAGATCCGCTCAGCTGGCAGGCCGGCCGGACCGGGGGACCGGGACCGAGAGCGAGATACACAAGGATAGAGCGAAGAGCTGCAATCTCATGtga